A genomic window from Candidatus Latescibacterota bacterium includes:
- the fusA gene encoding elongation factor G, producing the protein MARQFPLDKTRNIGIAAHIDAGKTTVTERILYYTGKVHRMGEVHEGNAVMDWMEQEKERGITITSAATTCVWKDHRVNIMDTPGHVDFTVEVERSLRVLDGAVAIFCAVGGVEPQSETVWRQADNYNIPRIAFVNKMDRVGSDFQNVVKMMRGRLGANAIPIQLPIGSGEIFNGMIDLVKMRAIFYKKGSLGAEFYEDDIPRDLVEKSLEAREELLGALADYDEEILHHVVDGSDVSEEIVKKALRQAVNEVAVIPVLCGSAFRNKGVQKLLDAVIDYLPNPLDVPAVEGINPFTKKEEERHADESEPFSALVFKVVTDPFVGRLHYLRVYSGAARSGDHLVNATNKKKERLNRILVMHANKREEIKEIYAGDIIAVVGLKNSATGDTLCDTKHPLQLEMMDFPEPVISVAIEPKTKVDEMQLSTVLARLSEEDPTFQVRVDQDTGQTLISGMGELHLEILVDRMLREFKVHANVGKPQVAYRETITSSCRSECKFVKQSGGRGQYGHVIIDLEPAPGEGFHFVSKITGNAIPKQFIPYVADGVKDSMVSGPVNGNPVVDVKVTLVDGSFHNVDSSELAFRIAGSRAFFDGVRKAGPVLMEPVMELEIVLPMEYMGDVIANLNTRRGKVEGMSSRAEAQVISARAPLSDMFGYATTLRSLTQGRAVYSMQFSHYDQVPQAMVAEMQGRLRGLA; encoded by the coding sequence ATGGCAAGGCAATTCCCTCTCGACAAGACACGTAACATCGGCATCGCCGCTCATATCGACGCGGGGAAGACGACTGTGACGGAAAGGATCCTGTACTATACAGGCAAGGTCCACCGCATGGGCGAAGTGCATGAGGGCAATGCTGTAATGGACTGGATGGAGCAGGAGAAGGAACGTGGCATCACGATCACTTCTGCTGCCACTACTTGTGTCTGGAAGGACCACCGGGTGAATATCATGGATACGCCTGGCCATGTCGATTTTACCGTGGAAGTCGAGAGAAGTCTACGTGTCCTGGATGGCGCTGTAGCGATCTTCTGTGCCGTTGGCGGGGTCGAGCCCCAGTCGGAGACAGTCTGGAGACAGGCCGATAACTACAATATACCGAGGATAGCGTTTGTCAACAAGATGGACAGGGTCGGATCCGATTTTCAGAATGTTGTGAAAATGATGCGCGGCAGGCTTGGCGCAAACGCCATACCGATCCAGCTTCCTATCGGGTCGGGCGAGATATTCAACGGTATGATCGACCTGGTGAAGATGAGGGCGATCTTTTATAAAAAAGGAAGCCTCGGCGCTGAGTTCTATGAGGACGATATTCCGAGGGACCTGGTTGAAAAGAGTCTCGAAGCGAGGGAAGAACTTCTCGGCGCACTTGCAGATTATGACGAGGAGATCCTCCATCACGTCGTGGACGGTAGCGATGTATCTGAAGAGATAGTTAAGAAAGCGCTCAGGCAGGCAGTCAACGAGGTCGCCGTGATTCCGGTTCTCTGCGGATCTGCTTTCAGGAACAAGGGAGTTCAGAAGCTTCTCGACGCGGTTATCGATTATCTTCCAAACCCTCTGGACGTTCCGGCCGTGGAGGGTATCAACCCCTTCACAAAGAAAGAAGAAGAGAGGCATGCGGACGAATCAGAGCCTTTCTCCGCCCTGGTGTTCAAAGTCGTTACCGATCCTTTTGTCGGGCGGCTGCACTATTTGAGGGTGTACAGCGGAGCGGCCAGGTCGGGCGATCACCTCGTGAATGCTACGAACAAGAAAAAAGAGCGTCTGAACAGGATATTGGTAATGCACGCAAACAAGCGTGAAGAAATAAAAGAAATTTATGCTGGAGATATCATTGCTGTAGTCGGGCTGAAGAATTCGGCAACAGGCGATACTCTCTGCGACACGAAGCATCCGCTTCAGCTTGAGATGATGGATTTTCCGGAGCCGGTCATCTCTGTGGCGATAGAACCGAAGACAAAGGTCGATGAGATGCAGTTGTCCACAGTGCTTGCAAGGCTCAGCGAGGAAGATCCCACTTTCCAGGTCAGAGTGGACCAGGATACAGGGCAGACGCTGATATCCGGGATGGGCGAGCTTCATCTGGAGATCCTGGTAGACAGGATGCTCAGGGAGTTCAAGGTCCACGCTAACGTCGGCAAGCCGCAGGTGGCCTACAGGGAGACGATCACTTCTTCCTGCCGCAGCGAATGCAAGTTTGTCAAGCAGAGTGGAGGAAGGGGACAGTACGGACACGTTATTATAGATCTCGAACCGGCGCCCGGCGAGGGGTTCCATTTCGTGAGCAAGATAACCGGCAATGCTATCCCTAAGCAGTTTATCCCGTACGTAGCTGATGGAGTGAAGGATTCGATGGTCAGCGGGCCTGTCAACGGCAATCCGGTTGTCGATGTGAAGGTGACGCTTGTCGATGGTTCGTTCCACAACGTCGATTCATCTGAGTTGGCTTTCCGGATAGCCGGGAGCAGGGCGTTTTTCGATGGAGTCAGGAAAGCTGGCCCAGTACTCATGGAGCCGGTCATGGAACTTGAGATCGTTCTTCCCATGGAGTATATGGGTGACGTTATCGCAAATTTGAATACGAGAAGAGGAAAAGTAGAGGGAATGTCCTCCAGGGCTGAGGCTCAGGTCATCTCGGCCAGAGCTCCCCTGTCGGACATGTTCGGTTACGCGACCACGCTGCGATCACTGACCCAGGGCAGGGCAGTATACAGTATGCAGTTTTCACATTATGATCAGGTGCCGCAGGCAATGGTCGCCGAGATGCAGGGCCGCTTGAGAGGCCTTGCCTGA
- the rpsG gene encoding 30S ribosomal protein S7, with product MPRRREVVKRSITPDPKFGDVLLARFINYIMRRGKKSTAERIVYDALDIMEERTGQNGLEVMKKGIENVKPVLEVTSRRVGGATYQVPIEVRSNRRLALAMRWIISFARKRPEKTMAEKLAAELISAFKREGPSVKKREDTHKMAEANKAFAHYRW from the coding sequence ATGCCGCGTAGAAGGGAAGTAGTAAAAAGATCGATCACACCCGACCCGAAGTTCGGTGACGTTCTTCTGGCCAGGTTTATCAATTATATCATGAGAAGAGGCAAAAAGAGTACTGCCGAACGCATCGTTTATGACGCGCTCGACATTATGGAGGAAAGGACCGGCCAGAACGGTCTCGAAGTCATGAAAAAGGGGATCGAGAACGTAAAGCCTGTCCTCGAAGTCACCTCAAGGCGTGTCGGTGGAGCCACGTATCAGGTTCCGATCGAAGTGAGGTCTAACAGAAGACTCGCTCTTGCCATGAGGTGGATCATTAGTTTTGCCCGGAAAAGACCCGAAAAGACGATGGCGGAGAAGCTCGCGGCTGAGCTTATCAGCGCTTTCAAGCGAGAGGGTCCCTCGGTCAAGAAGCGTGAGGATACTCACAAGATGGCTGAGGCCAACAAGGCCTTCGCACACTACCGCTGGTAG
- the rpsL gene encoding 30S ribosomal protein S12 has translation MPTINQLVRKGRKASAKKTSAPALQACPQKRGVCTRVYTSTPKKPNSAIRKVARVRLTNGFEITAYIPGEGHNLQEHSIVLVRGGRVKDLPGVRYHIVRGTLDTSGVDGRTKSRSKYGVRKPKKAAS, from the coding sequence GTGCCGACGATCAATCAGCTAGTAAGAAAAGGCCGCAAGGCATCGGCGAAAAAGACAAGTGCGCCGGCTCTACAGGCCTGTCCCCAGAAAAGGGGAGTATGTACGCGAGTCTATACCTCGACACCGAAGAAGCCGAACTCGGCTATCAGGAAGGTTGCGAGGGTCAGGCTTACGAATGGTTTCGAAATAACCGCCTACATCCCGGGTGAAGGTCACAACCTTCAGGAACACTCGATCGTCCTCGTAAGGGGTGGCAGGGTGAAGGATCTGCCGGGAGTGCGGTATCATATAGTCCGGGGTACGCTCGACACAAGCGGCGTTGACGGAAGAACCAAAAGTCGTTCAAAATATGGGGTTAGAAAACCCAAGAAGGCCGCTTCTTAG
- the rpoC gene encoding DNA-directed RNA polymerase subunit beta', giving the protein MYNSYVDKDRKKPTDIQAMRIQLASPDVIRSWSFGEVAKPETINYRSFKPEKEGLFCERIFGPVKDWECACGKYKRIRYRGVICDRCGVEVTHSRVRRERLGHIDLAVPVSHIWFLKGVPSRIGYVLDMSVRNLERILYYESHVVIDPGNTELSVKELIDEEKYNDLVDQGFEFSAKMGGEAIRDLLSQLNVEEESVNLRVQAKVETSVQRKKDALKRLRVIEAFRQSTNKPEWMILDVIPVLPPDLRPLVPLEGGRFATSDLNDLYRRVINRNNRLKKLIEIRAPEVILRNEKRMLQEAVDALFDNSRRARAVRGQGNRPLKSLSDMLKGKQGRFRQNLLGKRVDYSGRSVIVVGPELEIYQCGLPKSMALELFKPFIIRKLEEKGYVQTVKSAKKLVEKERPEVWDILEEIIEDHPVFLNRAPTLHRLGIQAFQPLLIEGKAIQIHPLVCSAFNADFDGDQMAVHVPLSYEAQLEARTLMLSANNILSPASGAPLASPSQDMVLGHYYLSMVKNGAKGEGKAFFSVDEALAALDSDTIHIHARIKVRIDGELVNTTAGRVIFNSMVPDELGFVNDLLDKKALGNLVGSCYKKLGNYRTVKFLERLKQFGFGYATKAGVTIGIDDIVVPPEKGKLIAKANKVVDKIQKQYKDGVITDGERYNKIIDTWTHTSNDVADAMSENLSHDRDGANPIFMMANSGSRGSRDQIRQLAGMRGLMAKPQKRITGGVGEIIEMPITANFKEGLTVLQYFISTHGARKGLADTALKTADAGYLTRRLVDVAQDVIITEDDCGTIMGVDTTALKEGEEVIEALSDRILGRVTVDDVIDPHSGEVIVEANSLVNEEFAMEIEERGVERVKIRSVLTCESRRGVCVNCYGRNLANGRLVDHGEAVGVVAAQSIGEPGTQLTLRTFHVGGTASRIAEHTQKTTNHAGVVEMKKIRSVTNRDGNEIAISRKGEVLIRDKKDDRVRARLGVPYGAVLSVQPGQEIAKDGIIYEWDPYSDFIIADKGGKMKFRDIKEGVTVKERVDDKTGLRQRVIIDDRDKKLHPHIEMIDSKKKVLSNFIIPTGSNITVHDGANVRPGDIICRIPKEITKTRDITGGLPRVAELFEVRKPKESAVVSEIDGQVEFGPVAKGMRKIIVNNESGDSRAYQVPQGKHLSVYEGDMIDAGDNLTEGPVNPFDILSIKGVNAAQNYLVNEIQEVYRLQGVHINDKHIEVIVRQMLQKVIVEDGGDSKFLEGDIVNKIEFREENERVLQKKGIPATFKPLLLGITKASLTTESFISAASFQETTRVLTEAAVQGKTDYLRGLKENVVMGHLIPAGTGLHKYNRLQIEEELSEADLIERDFDDEEIADLVNDMREGAS; this is encoded by the coding sequence TTGTATAATTCCTATGTGGATAAGGATCGCAAAAAGCCCACCGATATTCAGGCGATGCGGATACAGCTGGCTTCCCCGGACGTCATCCGTTCATGGAGTTTCGGTGAGGTCGCGAAGCCGGAGACGATAAACTACCGCTCTTTCAAGCCCGAAAAAGAGGGGCTCTTCTGCGAGAGGATATTCGGTCCGGTCAAGGACTGGGAGTGTGCCTGCGGAAAGTACAAGAGGATCAGGTATCGTGGAGTGATCTGCGATCGCTGTGGTGTCGAAGTCACACACTCGCGCGTCAGGCGTGAGCGGCTGGGCCATATCGATCTCGCAGTTCCCGTATCGCATATCTGGTTTCTCAAGGGAGTTCCGAGCCGGATCGGGTATGTGCTCGACATGTCGGTAAGGAACCTCGAGAGGATCCTGTACTACGAATCACATGTCGTCATCGATCCGGGCAACACCGAACTGAGTGTGAAGGAACTGATCGACGAGGAGAAGTATAACGACCTGGTCGACCAGGGGTTTGAGTTCAGCGCGAAGATGGGTGGAGAGGCTATCAGGGACCTTCTTTCTCAGCTGAATGTCGAGGAGGAATCGGTAAACCTGAGGGTTCAGGCAAAGGTAGAGACTTCGGTACAGCGTAAAAAAGACGCACTGAAGAGACTGAGAGTGATCGAGGCATTCCGGCAGTCGACCAATAAGCCGGAATGGATGATCCTGGACGTCATCCCGGTGCTTCCTCCGGATCTCAGGCCGCTCGTTCCGCTGGAAGGTGGAAGGTTTGCCACATCCGACCTCAACGACCTCTACAGAAGGGTCATCAACAGAAACAACAGGCTGAAGAAGCTTATAGAGATAAGGGCTCCGGAAGTCATCCTGAGAAACGAGAAGAGGATGCTTCAGGAGGCCGTCGATGCCCTTTTCGACAACAGTCGCAGGGCGCGTGCGGTACGCGGACAGGGAAACAGGCCTCTCAAGTCCCTCAGCGACATGCTCAAGGGCAAGCAGGGCCGTTTCCGGCAGAACCTTCTTGGAAAGAGAGTCGACTATTCGGGACGTTCCGTCATCGTCGTGGGGCCTGAGCTGGAGATCTACCAGTGCGGCCTTCCCAAATCGATGGCCCTAGAGCTCTTCAAGCCTTTTATTATCAGGAAGCTCGAAGAGAAGGGATATGTCCAGACGGTAAAAAGCGCAAAGAAACTCGTCGAGAAAGAAAGACCCGAGGTCTGGGATATTCTCGAGGAGATCATTGAGGATCACCCCGTGTTCCTTAACCGTGCTCCGACCCTTCACAGGCTCGGCATCCAGGCTTTCCAGCCCCTACTGATCGAGGGTAAGGCCATACAGATCCATCCTCTCGTATGTTCGGCCTTCAACGCCGACTTCGATGGTGACCAGATGGCGGTCCATGTACCGCTGTCGTATGAGGCCCAGCTGGAAGCCAGGACCCTGATGCTCTCGGCGAACAATATCCTTTCGCCAGCAAGCGGAGCGCCGCTCGCGTCTCCGTCGCAGGATATGGTCCTGGGGCATTATTATCTTTCCATGGTAAAGAATGGCGCGAAAGGCGAGGGCAAGGCATTCTTCAGTGTCGACGAAGCACTCGCCGCACTTGATTCGGACACGATCCATATCCACGCGAGGATAAAGGTCAGAATAGACGGCGAGCTTGTAAATACAACTGCCGGCAGGGTCATCTTCAACAGCATGGTCCCGGACGAGCTTGGGTTCGTCAACGACCTTCTGGACAAGAAGGCTCTGGGGAATCTCGTGGGGAGCTGCTACAAGAAACTTGGAAACTACAGGACCGTGAAGTTTCTCGAGAGACTCAAGCAGTTCGGGTTCGGTTACGCCACGAAGGCTGGCGTGACGATCGGGATCGACGATATCGTCGTACCTCCCGAGAAGGGCAAGCTTATAGCAAAAGCGAACAAGGTGGTAGACAAGATCCAGAAGCAGTACAAGGATGGTGTGATCACCGACGGAGAACGTTATAACAAGATCATCGATACATGGACCCATACATCGAACGATGTCGCCGACGCGATGAGCGAGAATCTCAGTCACGATCGAGACGGAGCCAACCCCATCTTCATGATGGCGAACTCCGGATCGAGAGGCTCGAGGGACCAGATCAGGCAGCTGGCCGGTATGCGAGGCCTGATGGCCAAGCCTCAGAAGAGGATCACGGGTGGGGTCGGCGAGATCATCGAGATGCCCATCACGGCAAACTTCAAGGAAGGCCTGACCGTGCTCCAGTACTTTATCTCGACTCATGGAGCGAGAAAGGGTCTGGCGGATACGGCGCTCAAGACGGCAGACGCCGGGTACCTCACAAGAAGGCTGGTCGATGTCGCGCAGGATGTGATCATCACTGAGGATGATTGTGGCACCATCATGGGTGTGGATACAACAGCGTTGAAAGAGGGAGAAGAGGTCATCGAGGCTCTCAGTGACCGTATTCTCGGCCGCGTAACTGTAGACGATGTCATCGACCCTCATTCGGGAGAGGTGATCGTCGAGGCGAACTCTCTGGTCAACGAAGAATTTGCGATGGAGATCGAGGAGCGGGGAGTGGAGCGTGTAAAGATCCGCTCGGTGCTCACCTGTGAATCCAGGCGAGGCGTTTGTGTCAACTGTTACGGCAGGAATCTTGCCAACGGTAGGCTCGTCGACCACGGAGAGGCTGTGGGGGTAGTGGCCGCTCAGAGTATCGGTGAACCCGGTACCCAGCTTACACTCAGGACCTTCCATGTCGGGGGTACCGCGAGCAGGATCGCTGAGCACACCCAGAAGACGACGAACCATGCCGGTGTCGTGGAGATGAAGAAGATCAGGTCCGTCACCAATCGTGACGGTAATGAGATCGCTATCAGCCGTAAGGGCGAGGTCCTGATCCGCGACAAGAAGGATGATCGAGTAAGGGCCAGGCTTGGAGTGCCTTACGGTGCTGTCTTGTCCGTGCAGCCAGGTCAGGAGATCGCGAAGGACGGGATCATATACGAATGGGACCCCTACAGCGACTTCATCATCGCCGACAAGGGTGGAAAGATGAAATTCCGCGATATCAAGGAGGGCGTCACCGTCAAGGAGAGAGTCGACGACAAGACGGGTCTCAGACAGAGGGTCATCATTGACGATCGTGACAAGAAGCTGCATCCTCACATCGAGATGATCGACAGCAAAAAGAAGGTGCTCAGTAACTTCATTATTCCGACAGGTTCCAATATCACCGTGCATGACGGGGCGAATGTGCGTCCCGGTGATATAATCTGCAGGATCCCGAAGGAGATCACAAAGACTCGTGATATCACGGGTGGTCTGCCGAGGGTGGCGGAGCTCTTCGAGGTCCGCAAGCCGAAGGAATCGGCCGTCGTTTCCGAGATCGACGGACAGGTCGAATTCGGGCCGGTAGCCAAGGGTATGCGTAAGATCATCGTGAACAACGAGAGTGGCGATTCCAGGGCCTACCAGGTCCCGCAGGGCAAGCATCTCAGCGTCTACGAGGGTGACATGATCGATGCTGGTGACAATCTTACCGAGGGGCCGGTCAATCCCTTCGATATTCTCAGTATCAAGGGTGTCAATGCCGCGCAGAACTACCTGGTGAACGAGATACAGGAAGTCTACAGGCTGCAGGGAGTCCATATTAACGACAAGCATATCGAAGTGATCGTTCGGCAGATGTTGCAGAAGGTGATCGTCGAGGATGGTGGCGACTCGAAATTCCTCGAGGGCGATATCGTTAATAAGATCGAGTTCCGTGAGGAGAACGAGAGAGTCCTTCAGAAGAAGGGTATCCCGGCAACGTTCAAGCCTCTTCTACTCGGAATCACAAAAGCGTCCCTGACGACCGAAAGCTTCATATCGGCGGCCTCCTTCCAGGAGACGACGAGAGTCCTTACAGAGGCGGCGGTCCAGGGCAAGACGGATTACCTTAGAGGCTTGAAGGAGAATGTCGTTATGGGGCATCTCATTCCGGCCGGTACCGGTCTGCACAAGTACAACAGGTTACAGATAGAGGAAGAGCTCAGCGAAGCTGACCTTATCGAAAGAGATTTCGACGATGAGGAGATCGCCGATCTCGTCAATGACATGAGGGAGGGAGCTTCCTGA